The following are encoded together in the Leuconostoc mesenteroides subsp. mesenteroides ATCC 8293 genome:
- a CDS encoding ABC transporter substrate-binding protein/permease, with amino-acid sequence MNSILKKISIVIMTITMLLPLLAVLPTHADAATTDPALTKIKKKGTLVIGLSADYAPFEFHATVNGRDQIVGFDVEMAKKIAKDLGVKPVIKEMGFDGLIGALQTGKIDVIISGINATPEREKVVDFSNSYMKPLQTVMVLKKDASKYSGNLNSFSGKKIGVQKQTTQETYAQESMSGSTIVSLQKVPDLVAQLSTGKIAGIVLNEPISKAYTQQNKAFKIIYPKPSSGEGAVSIAMPKNSPVLKAKINKSLGNIIKSGELEAYQKRANKLMFADQSFWAKYGNLFVKGTLLTLALAAVAVVLGIVLGTVFALFKLSPNAILRIIGNVYVEYVRGTPLLVQAFMVFFGTQVIGLNLSAFAAGALAMGLNSAAYVAEIIRSGINSVDFGQTEASRSLGLSKGKTMRYVILPQAVKNILPALGNEFVTIIKEGSVVSVIGVGELMFQTGVVQGASFKPFFPLVIASLIYFVLTFGISRSLGYAEKRMNRSSR; translated from the coding sequence ATGAATAGTATATTAAAAAAAATATCAATCGTGATAATGACGATTACAATGTTACTGCCATTGTTAGCAGTTTTGCCAACTCATGCTGATGCTGCGACTACGGATCCGGCCCTAACTAAAATCAAGAAAAAGGGTACGTTAGTAATTGGTCTGTCAGCAGATTATGCACCATTTGAGTTCCATGCTACGGTCAACGGACGTGACCAAATTGTTGGTTTTGATGTTGAGATGGCTAAAAAAATTGCTAAGGATCTTGGTGTTAAGCCTGTTATTAAGGAAATGGGATTTGATGGTTTAATCGGCGCCTTGCAAACTGGTAAAATTGATGTCATTATTTCGGGTATCAATGCCACACCAGAACGAGAAAAGGTAGTTGATTTTTCAAATTCATATATGAAGCCTTTGCAGACTGTAATGGTTTTGAAAAAAGATGCCTCTAAATATAGTGGCAACCTAAACTCTTTTTCTGGTAAGAAAATTGGTGTACAAAAACAAACTACCCAAGAAACTTATGCTCAAGAAAGTATGAGTGGATCAACAATAGTCAGTCTTCAAAAAGTTCCTGATTTGGTTGCACAATTATCTACTGGTAAAATTGCTGGAATCGTGCTTAATGAACCAATATCTAAAGCTTACACACAACAAAATAAAGCCTTTAAAATCATTTATCCAAAGCCTTCTTCTGGAGAAGGGGCAGTTTCAATCGCAATGCCTAAAAATTCTCCAGTCCTAAAAGCCAAAATTAACAAGTCACTTGGTAACATCATTAAATCAGGTGAATTGGAAGCTTATCAAAAAAGAGCTAATAAGCTAATGTTTGCCGATCAAAGCTTCTGGGCTAAGTATGGTAATTTGTTTGTTAAGGGAACATTGTTGACGCTTGCCTTAGCTGCAGTGGCGGTAGTTTTGGGTATTGTGCTTGGAACAGTCTTTGCCTTATTCAAGTTGTCTCCCAACGCCATTTTAAGAATTATTGGTAATGTTTATGTTGAGTATGTCCGTGGCACACCGTTGCTAGTACAAGCGTTTATGGTATTTTTCGGTACGCAAGTAATAGGCTTGAATTTATCAGCTTTTGCTGCTGGTGCTCTTGCAATGGGACTTAATTCAGCTGCTTATGTTGCTGAAATCATTCGTTCAGGAATCAACTCTGTTGACTTTGGACAAACGGAGGCTTCGCGCTCACTTGGCTTGTCAAAAGGCAAGACAATGCGATATGTCATATTACCACAAGCGGTAAAAAACATTTTACCTGCTCTAGGTAATGAATTTGTGACAATTATCAAAGAAGGTTCGGTTGTTTCTGTTATTGGTGTTGGTGAATTGATGTTCCAAACTGGTGTCGTTCAAGGAGCTAGTTTCAAACCATTTTTCCCATTAGTTATTGCATCACTGATTTACTTCGTTTTGACGTTTGGAATTAGTCGCTCATTGGGTTACGCCGAAAAACGTATGAATCGTAGTTCACGATAA
- a CDS encoding lactonase family protein, translating into MAVYKILFGTYTKRVSKGIYEAELDTEKKLLQNSTFVGGLTNPTYLAISKANKVYAVENRDGQGGVVTFDNSVRPLAEIDAQLSEGSAPAYIGVDEDRQLVYAGYYHRGTVEVYRINDDGNLTLTDTWQNKGSGPRPEQGSSHIHFSNLTPDNRLVAVDLGTDEVITFDVSDNGKLAEAARFKAEDGFGPRHIRFSPDGQYAYLLGELSSLLSVLKYNSEDGSFEHVQTAPTIPSDWTAHNGAAAIRISKDGRFIYVSNRGNNSVAVFKTTNLGSEIERIQLISTEGEFPRDMNWDESEQFLVVANQDTDNVSLYARDDESGELSLLQKDFTVPEGVRVLFE; encoded by the coding sequence ATGGCAGTCTATAAAATTCTATTTGGTACGTATACAAAGCGCGTTTCAAAAGGTATATATGAAGCTGAGCTTGATACAGAGAAAAAATTATTACAAAACTCCACATTCGTTGGGGGTTTGACAAATCCAACTTATTTGGCAATATCAAAAGCCAACAAAGTCTACGCGGTTGAGAATCGTGATGGTCAAGGTGGTGTTGTTACATTTGATAATTCCGTTCGACCCCTTGCTGAGATTGATGCACAATTAAGTGAAGGCTCAGCACCGGCATATATTGGTGTTGATGAAGATCGTCAACTTGTTTATGCAGGTTATTATCACCGTGGAACTGTTGAAGTTTACCGAATTAATGATGATGGTAATTTGACGTTAACCGATACTTGGCAAAATAAAGGGTCAGGTCCACGTCCTGAACAAGGATCTTCACATATTCACTTTAGCAATTTAACTCCTGACAACCGTTTAGTTGCAGTTGATCTGGGTACAGATGAAGTTATTACTTTTGACGTATCAGACAATGGCAAGTTAGCTGAAGCCGCTCGTTTCAAAGCAGAAGATGGCTTTGGACCTCGTCATATTCGATTTTCGCCAGATGGTCAATATGCTTACCTCCTCGGCGAATTATCAAGTCTACTCAGTGTTTTGAAATACAACAGTGAAGATGGTTCTTTTGAACACGTACAGACAGCACCAACTATACCATCAGATTGGACAGCACATAACGGAGCTGCTGCAATCCGTATCAGTAAAGACGGTCGCTTCATATATGTTTCAAATCGTGGTAATAACTCAGTCGCAGTCTTCAAAACAACTAATCTCGGATCTGAAATTGAACGTATTCAATTAATCAGTACTGAAGGTGAGTTCCCAAGAGACATGAATTGGGATGAATCTGAACAATTCTTGGTGGTTGCTAATCAAGATACCGACAATGTATCATTGTACGCTCGTGATGACGAGTCCGGCGAATTATCACTACTCCAAAAAGACTTCACAGTTCCAGAAGGTGTTCGTGTATTATTTGAATAA
- a CDS encoding AI-2E family transporter, with translation MKKPEQQSWYSRWFSGNDLLNGLIVILLVLLIIFLAWQVRFLFEPIRALFTAVGAPIMISGVLYYLLSPIVGLLEKYVHLPRNLSIGVVLIVLLAIIGVAIAAIVMVLRNQVIQFIDNWPNYWKTSEAFINETFASEQFKFIRDYLNHTNSDLNQNVLDWSKKYLTSGVAGISSFASILTSIGVTIVSTPFILYYMLLDGHKFSSFVSSKFPNNSQLSVRYLLTEISKQIAQYIRGQLGVALAVMIMFSIGYTIIGLPYGILLALMAGFFNLIPYVGSIIAQVPVFTVALIAGGPKMLILAIIVLAIEQPIEAHVISPKILGEALSIHPVTVIVVLLSSGHIFGVLGIVLAVPSYAVAKVFVTHIYDWWRANSDLFEVEEVAEK, from the coding sequence ATGAAAAAACCAGAGCAACAGTCATGGTATAGTCGTTGGTTTTCTGGCAATGACTTGTTAAATGGTCTGATTGTAATTTTATTAGTTTTGCTAATCATTTTTTTGGCTTGGCAAGTACGTTTTTTGTTTGAACCAATTCGTGCATTATTTACGGCTGTCGGTGCACCTATAATGATAAGCGGTGTGCTGTATTATTTGCTGAGTCCGATTGTCGGTCTTCTGGAAAAATATGTGCATTTACCAAGAAACTTATCGATTGGTGTGGTCTTGATTGTCTTATTAGCTATCATTGGAGTAGCCATTGCTGCTATTGTCATGGTATTGCGCAATCAAGTCATTCAATTTATCGATAACTGGCCAAATTACTGGAAAACCAGCGAAGCTTTTATTAATGAGACCTTTGCCAGTGAACAATTTAAGTTTATCAGAGATTATTTGAATCATACGAATTCTGATCTTAATCAAAATGTATTAGATTGGAGCAAAAAATATTTGACAAGCGGGGTTGCAGGCATCAGTTCGTTTGCATCAATCCTTACATCAATTGGTGTGACAATTGTTTCGACGCCGTTTATTCTTTATTATATGCTGTTAGATGGACACAAATTTTCGTCATTTGTTTCTAGTAAGTTTCCAAATAACTCACAACTATCAGTACGCTACTTATTAACGGAAATTAGTAAGCAAATCGCTCAATATATTCGTGGACAACTTGGTGTTGCACTCGCTGTAATGATTATGTTTTCCATAGGGTATACCATTATTGGTTTGCCGTACGGTATTTTATTAGCGCTGATGGCAGGCTTCTTTAACTTAATCCCGTATGTTGGATCAATTATTGCACAAGTGCCAGTTTTCACAGTTGCTTTGATTGCTGGTGGCCCAAAAATGCTAATATTAGCTATTATCGTACTAGCTATTGAACAACCGATTGAAGCACATGTTATTTCACCAAAAATTCTCGGGGAGGCGTTATCAATTCACCCTGTTACTGTTATCGTTGTGTTATTGAGCAGTGGACATATTTTTGGTGTATTAGGTATTGTGTTAGCGGTGCCATCATATGCTGTAGCTAAAGTGTTTGTTACACACATCTATGATTGGTGGCGTGCAAACTCAGATTTATTTGAAGTAGAGGAAGTAGCTGAAAAATGA
- a CDS encoding tRNA (cytidine(34)-2'-O)-methyltransferase yields the protein MTNHIVLFEPLMPANTGNIARTTAGTDAVLHLIEPLGFELDDKHVKRAGLDYWDHVKLVKHPSLPDFLDTLAETDNLYLVSKFANQDYTQPNYAQNDTDNYFLFGKETTGLPEVFMRQNPEKAIRIPQDDSHVRSLNLSNTVAIVLYEALRQQSFSNLETTHTYEQDKLK from the coding sequence ATGACGAATCATATTGTTTTATTTGAACCTTTAATGCCTGCTAATACGGGAAATATTGCTCGTACGACTGCTGGAACTGATGCAGTCTTACATTTAATTGAACCGTTGGGGTTTGAACTTGATGACAAACACGTTAAACGTGCCGGGTTAGATTATTGGGATCATGTAAAGTTGGTGAAACACCCAAGCTTGCCTGATTTTCTAGACACTTTAGCAGAAACAGACAACTTATACTTGGTTTCTAAATTTGCTAACCAAGACTACACACAGCCTAATTACGCACAAAATGATACTGACAATTACTTCTTATTTGGAAAAGAAACCACAGGGCTACCAGAAGTATTTATGCGTCAAAATCCGGAGAAGGCTATTCGTATCCCACAGGATGATTCACATGTTCGTTCGTTGAATTTATCGAATACTGTCGCAATTGTGCTTTATGAAGCATTGCGCCAGCAATCTTTTTCAAATTTAGAAACAACTCACACATACGAGCAAGACAAACTGAAATAA